In Leopardus geoffroyi isolate Oge1 chromosome D1, O.geoffroyi_Oge1_pat1.0, whole genome shotgun sequence, a single window of DNA contains:
- the B4GAT1 gene encoding beta-1,4-glucuronyltransferase 1 codes for MQMSYAIRCAFYQLLLAALMLVAMLQLLYLSLLSGLHGQEEQDQYFEFFPPSPRSVDQVKAQLRTALASGGVLDASGDYRVYRGLLKTTMDPNDVILATHASVDNLLHLSGLLERWEGPLSVSVFAATKEEAQLATVLTYALSSHCPDMRARVAMHLVCPSRYEAAVPDPREPGEFALLRSCQEVFDKLARVAQPGINYALGTNVSYPNNLLRNLAREGANYALVIDVDMVPSEGLWRGLREMLDQSKQWAGTALVVPAFEIRRARRMPTNKNELLQLYQVGEVRPFYYGLCTPCQAPTNYSRWVNLPEETLLRPAYVVPWQDPWEPFYVAGGKVPTFDERFRQYGFNRISQACELHVAGFDFEVLNEGFLVHKGFKEALKFHPQKEAENQHNKILYRQFKQELKAKYPDSPRHC; via the exons ATGCAGATGTCCTACGCCATCCGGTGCGCCTTCTACCAGCTGCTTCTGGCCGCGCTAATGCTGGTGGCGATGCTGCAGCTGCTCTACCTGTCGCTGCTGTCCGGGCTGCACGGGCAGGAAGAGCAAGACCAGTATTTCGAGTTCTTTCCCCCGTCCCCGCGGTCCGTGGACCAGGTCAAGGCGCAGCTCCGTACCGCTCTGGCCTCTGGAGGCGTCCTGGATGCCAGTGGCGACTACCGAGTCTACAGGGGCCTCCTGAAGACCACCATGGACCCCAATGATGTGATCCTGGCCACGCATGCCAGCGTAGACAACCTGCTGCACCTGTCGGGCCTGTTGGAGCGCTGGGAGGGCCCGCTATCCGTGTCGGTGTTCGCGGCCACCAAGGAGGAGGCGCAGCTAGCCACGGTGCTGACCTACGCGCTGAGCAGCCACTGCCCTGATATGCGCGCCAGGGTGGCCATGCACCTTGTGTGCCCCTCGCGCTATGAGGCCGCTGTGCCCGATCCCCGGGAACCGGGGGAGTTTGCCCTGCTGCGGTCCTGCCAGGAGGTCTTTGACAAGCTAGCCAGGGTGGCCCAGCCCGGGATCAATTATGCGCTGGGCACCAATGTCTCCTACCCCAATAATCTGCTGAGGAATCTGGCCCGTGAGGGGGCCAACTATGCCCTGGTAATCGACGTGGACATGGTGCCCAGCGAGGGGCTATGGAGAGGCCTGAGGGAAATGTTGGATCAGAGCAAGCAGTGGGCGGGCACAGCGCTGGTGGTGCCTGCCTTTGAGATCCGCCGAGCACGCCGCATGCCCACGAACAAGAACGAGCTGTTGCAGCTCTATCAAGTAGGCGAGGTGCGGCCCTTCTATTATGGGCTGTGCACGCCCTGCCAGGCGCCCACCAACTACTCCCGCTGGGTCAACCTGCCAGAAGAGACCTTGCTGAGGCCTGCCTATGTGGTTCCCTGGCAGGACCCCTGGGAACCATTCTACGTGGCCGGAGGCAAGGTGCCCACTTTCGACGAGCGCTTTCGGCAGTACGGCTTCAATCGCATCAGCCAG GCCTGTGAGCTGCACGTGGCAGGATTTGATTTCGAGGTGCTGAACGAAGGTTTCCTGGTTCATAAGGGCTTCAAGGAAGCTTTGAAGTTCCATCCCCAAAAGGAGGCTGAAAATCAGCACAATAAGATCCTTTACCGCCAGTTCAAACAGGAGTTGAAGGCCAAGTACCCCGACTCCCCTCGTCACTGCTGA
- the SLC29A2 gene encoding equilibrative nucleoside transporter 2, with protein MARGDAPQDSYHLVGISFFILGLGTLLPWNFFITAIPYFQGRLAGANNTAGTLGTNHTGPADTFNFNNWVTLLSQLPLLLFTLLNSFLYQCIPETVRILGSLLAILLLFALTAVLVKVDMSPGPFFSITMASVWFINSFCAVLQGSLFGQLGTMPSTYSTLFLSGQGLAGIFAALAMLMAMASGVDAQTSALGYFVTPCVGIFTSIVCYLSLPHLEFARYYLAKKPLQAQGQELETKAELLQSDEKNSIPNSPQKVALTLDLDAEKEPELEPEEIQKPGKPSVFIVFQKIWLTALCLVLVFAVTLSVFPAITAMVTSSTSPGKWSQFFNPICCFLLFNIMDWVGRSLTSYFLWPDEDSRLLPLLVCLRVLFVPLFMLCHVPERSRLPVLFPQDAYFITFMLLFAVSNGYLMSLTMCLAPRQVLPHEREVAGTLMTFFLALGLSCGAALSFLFKALL; from the exons ATGGCGCGAGGAGACGCCCCACAGGACAG CTACCACCTGGTCGGGATCAGCTTCTTTATCCTGGGGCTGGGCACTCTCCTTCCCTGGAACTTCTTCATTACGGCCATCCCG TACTTCCAGGGGCGGCTGGCAGGGGCCAACAACACCGCTGGGACCCTGGGCACCAACCACACAGGCCCTGCAGACACTTTCAACTTCAACAACTGGGTGACGCTGCTGTCCCAGCTGCCCCTGCTGCTCTTCACGCTCCTCAACTCCTTCCTGTACCAGTG CATCCCTGAGACGGTGCGGATTCTGGGCAGCCTGCTGGCCATCCTGCTGCTTTTTGCCCTGACGGCAGTGTTGGTCAAGGTGGACATGAGCCCTGGGCCCTTCTTCTCCATCACCATGGCCTCTGTCTGGTTCATCAACT CCTTCTGTGCAGTTCTGCAGGGCAGCCTCTTCGGGCAGCTGGGCACCATGCCTTCCACCTACAGCACCCTCTTCCTCAGCGGCCAGGGCCTGGCTGGGATCTTCGCTGCTCTTGCCATGCTCATGGCCATGGCCA GTGGCGTGGATGCCCAGACCTCCGCCCTGGGGTACTTCGTCACACCCTGCGTGGGCATCTTCACGTCTATTGTGTGTTACCTGAGCCTGCCCCACCTG GAGTTCGCACGCTACTACCTAGCCAAGAAACCATTGCAGGCGCAAGGTCAGGAGCTGGAGACCAAAGCTGAGCTCCTCCAGTCTG ATGAGAAGAACAGTATTCCCAACAGCCCCCAGAAGGTAGCCCTGACTCTGGACCTTGACGCCGAGAAGGAGCCAGAGCTGGAGCCAGAGGAGATCCAGAAGCCAGGAAAACCTTCAGTTTTCATTGTCTTCCAAAAG ATCTGGCTGACGGCGCTGTGCCTTGTGTTGGTCTTCGCAGTCACCCTGTCTGTCTTCCCCGCTATCACAGCCATGGTGACCAGCTCCACCAGTCCTGGGAAGTGGA gtCAGTTCTTCAACCCTATCTGCTGCTTCCTGCTCTTTAACATCATGGACTGGGTGGGGCGGAGTCTGACCTCTTACTTCCTATGG CCGGATGAGGACAGCCGGCTGCTGCCCCTGCTCGTCTGCCTGCGCGTCCTATTTGTGCCTCTCTTCATGCTGTGCCACGTGCCCGAGAGGTCCCGGCTGCCCGTCCTCTTCCCGCAGGATGCCTACTTCATCACGTTCATGCTGCTCTTCGCGGTGTCCAACGGTTACCTGATGTCCCTTACCATGTGCCTGGCGCCCAG GCAGGTGCTGCCTCATGAGAGGGAGGTGGCCGGCACCCTGATGACCTTCTTCCTGGCCCTGGGGCTCTCCTGTGGAGCcgccctctccttcctcttcaagGCGCTGCTCTGA